The following nucleotide sequence is from Schistocerca serialis cubense isolate TAMUIC-IGC-003099 chromosome 4, iqSchSeri2.2, whole genome shotgun sequence.
TTTCAGTGCTTTTGCTTTTTGTAACAGATATTCGTCTCTCTTCATTAAGGAATTTCATGTACCCATCCAAAAATCCACTACGATTTTGTAAAAAATACTTTTGTTTTGACATCTTAACATCTTGTTCAAGAGTCATTGGACTGTAAACAGAACTATCTTCCAATAGACATTCTAAATCATCCTCTATGTTAATTAAGGTGACTTTTCGATTTATTTCATTAAAGGATTCTGCAAAATCTGATGGTTGTTGAGATGCAGACTTCATTTCTGATGACATGTTGACAACCTCTGAAATCTGTCGAATGCTGTCAGAAGATTGTTGAACACTAGGAAGATCTGTAACAACTGGCTGTGTCACAGAAGCTGTTGCAGACTGACATTCATTATCAGACTTATCAATGGAATCCTGAAATGTATCTGATCTTTGTTTGAGTACATTTTCACACACTACACTTGCTTTTGGTGAAACCAACTTTTCATTCAAAGAATTGTTCCTTGAATCAGTATCTCGTTGCTCTCTATTTCTGTCAATGTGTGTGATATAGGAGCTGGCACTGTTTTGAGTCACTGCCTCTTCAGCGGACACTAGTTGCTGTCCTTCAGAGGTGGCCCTAATAAGGTGAGAAGAATGCTCTTTTGTCTGAGCCTCTGTGAGTTCACCAGTAGATAGTAATCCTGTACACAGAGGTTCACCTTCTTGCTGTAGTGCTGCACTGTAACCTGTGGCAGCATGCTTGTCAATATCATTACTCGCCTGCTCACTACAGGATGAACTGCTTTCAATATAACCTTCTTGCTCCATAGATACTGAAGGCTCTAAAATGTCCTGAGGTTGGAGAAGTGTTGATGTCTGTGGCAAATTGGGTGTTTGCACTACTGATAACATGGTAGCGGTACTActatctccaccatctctctcgtTGATGCATACCTTATAATATGGACTGGATTCATCTTCAACACTTTGTTCCTTCATTTGTAGTGTCACGTTTTGCTTTCGGCAGGTATTATCTTGCCGATTTCCTTTTCCATGCAAACCACTGTCTTCGTTATAACCATCTTTGATGTCACATTCATCTAATTTTTGTCTCTGTGCAACACCTGTTGAGCCCGATGTACGATTTATTACATGGTGACTAGGGATTTGTGATTTAGGCAGTACTCTTAATGAGTTTGTTGAGCATGGCTCACTGTCTGCAGAATGGCTTACTATTTTTGGCCTTTCATCAACAGTAGGGCATTGCCGTAAAGACACCTCTGGAGACAATGGCTGGACATAAGATGCAGAAGGCACCATACCTACTGGACTGTGGTAAACAGGATACGCAGGACTCGAAGCATGAGCATGGGGGCTTGGATTGTGGCTATGGGGACTGGGATTGTGACCAAGGGGACTTGGAACATGACCACGAGGACTCTGAACGTGACTGAGAGGGCTTGGAACGTGGCTGAGGGGGCTTGGAACATGACCAAGAGGGCTTGGAACATGACCAAGAGGGCTTGGAACATGACCAAGAGGGCTTGGAACATGACCAAGAGGGCTCGGATGCGACTGCGTACTAGCTGGGCTTTGTGTTTGTGTAAGATTTCCACAATCAGACTGACCGTGTTTCAATGAATCATTTGCAATACAGAGCAATGGCTCAGAATaagattttgtttctgttgttgaaAAAGATGGTGAACTACCATAATTGGCACTATCAACAAGGGAGCTGCTgtattgctgcatatgaaatgaTGCATCACTGTTAGGCTGACGCTTATGAATTGTTTGCTGTAATACACCAAGGGCACGTTTGCCATGCTGCTCTTCTACACCAAGACTTGTTGGAACTGACCCAGAACTAATACTAGTTGAACATGATCCACCATTTTCATTGCGTGTAAAGGTAACTGTTTGTCTTCCATTATTCAATGGAGAGAAATTAACAGGCGGAGATTGACTGTGTTCTTCTGGTAAAGGTGCTTGTGTCATGTGCTCAGAAGAATTAAATTCTGAATACAATTTCGTATCAAGTGAAGCCTGATGGTACGGTGTGGGTAGCTGTGCAGGAGAAACAAATCCTTTTCCACTGCTAACAAAATCAGAGACCCCTGGTAGTTGCTGCTGGCATTTATTGTTGTCATTTCGATAAGTTGTTGCACAAACAACTGAAGTACTGTCCCGAGATGAGACAGCCCCTACATTACTGAATGTTGCTGGAGAATGCTGATAAAATGTGGCACTAGTTGCTGCACTGGAGGCAGGTGTAAAAGCTGTTCTACCAGGGGACAGTAATGTGTCCGGTTTCCTGATCTGTATTTTATTGTAGTCACTTGAAGATTTACTGTATTCCAAAGCTGGTGAGAGCTGAGAGTTCATATTATTTAAATTCTGATTTGGGGTAAATTGTACATTGAAGTCTCCTTCACAAATGGAACTGCCCTTCTCCACCCCATTTCCAACAGTTTCATGTGGTAATATACCAAATGGACTTGGTATCTggacatttgtctgatgtgaccaAGACGGGGTTGATGATAGTGATGATGGTGATCCTGCTGCCTGCTGTTCAAAATATGTGCTACTCTGTTGTTTTTCTCTGACTCTTGTTATTTCTGATTCAAGTGCATTTTGCTTGGTCGCTGAAGTATGTTGTAAAGAATGCTTTGAAGGGTTACTTGTGGCACAGGGGCCATAATTAGCCAGTTTTTGTTCAGGATGGTGAAATAAAGTTGAGAAAACTGGATCATACGATCCAGACGTTTGTGTAAGAAAGCTCCCTGAGCCAAATGCTGCTGTCATGGAAGTGTGGCCCATGAGTTCTCTGTTAGGCATGCTAGTAGAACTATGAGCAGTTTGCAAAAGAAGCTGGGAATTTGCTGATTGCAACCCTGTTACTGCTGTATTTTCCAAACTGTTGTTCCCTGTTGGTGAAGCATGATGGGGGGATCCAAAATTGCCACGTCCACTAGGAGCAGTCCCCTGATAACTGCCTGCTGTACCCGTTAGCCTAGTGTATGAAGGATTATATGTTGCCCACGGCCCCAATGGATCCATTGCTGTTCTGTGCCTATGACAATTATTTCATATCTTTCCAATACTAAGCAATCTACAACATGTAGAaatattgtgcaatcacgtcaagtGCCCAAATTTGACTCAAGTTTGCAGTGACTTGAAAAACACTTTGAAAATGATGCAGTTCATTATAACTCTTCCTCCATGATCGCAGCACATCCATCCTCCAAGAGTAGTCCATAATGACTTACTGGCCATATCAATGCACACTGCATttttgtatcacctgcaaacaataatatttataaaaattcagCCTTTCACTCTTCTGTACATTAATATAAGGATAGTTACTCTAAAAACATCCAACAAAACTCACCACaacaaaaaaaacatgaaaattataCGTAGGGGCtgattttatgaattttaataggGCCTAGTTTATTCTGTAATGTTTCAGCATTAAGATACTAACAGAAGGTACTACAATAATCTGTGCTTCATAAACATTTATCAGTTTTGAATAAATTTATGGGACATTATGTTATGAATAATCTAGTGTTCCTACTCACTGAAGCACACAAAAATCCCCAGATGTTAAATTCAAACAACATATCCTAGGTAAGATTTAAACGGAGATAAAGTGAAGTAAGGGCTCACTTATAAGTAAACTAAATGCACGTAATTACAATGTCATACTAAATCATCTCAGGACTTTACTGTCATTTTATACAACCATGTATATATTATAGGTCTTTTCGGGCATAAATCGGGTACAATACATGTTTTACCAAAAATGAATTTTATCCTTTCTTAGGTTTACACTGCCTAAACGCAaaaagaaattgaatgatcacaacAGAGAAAAGTATCTTCTTGCCTACTCACCTACACATCCCGGCTTTTCTCGAAAATGACAGTTGCAAACGTTATTGTTACACAGTCACAAACAAAACACCCTTTACAACGGTGTCACAAGTAACTGAAATCAATTTTCAGGTTTATTATAACATAAACATACGTTTGTATCTACCACACGTACTGTTCATCTAATCTTTCTTCTCGATCGTCAACCTATATGACGTAATCCCGCGGTAAACCAACACAAATGACTTTAAAACAGACGCGTAATTTGACAAAAAGAACTATATTTAGTAATGCGATATTATCAACTGCGACCCGACTTGTTTACGATGCGTCAGTCCACCACTGCCGTATCCTTCATAGACTTTACCGCTACGCATCTCTAACATCTGTGTTGTTTTCGGCACCATTTCAGACA
It contains:
- the LOC126473340 gene encoding uncharacterized protein LOC126473340 isoform X1, whose amino-acid sequence is MDPLGPWATYNPSYTRLTGTAGSYQGTAPSGRGNFGSPHHASPTGNNSLENTAVTGLQSANSQLLLQTAHSSTSMPNRELMGHTSMTAAFGSGSFLTQTSGSYDPVFSTLFHHPEQKLANYGPCATSNPSKHSLQHTSATKQNALESEITRVREKQQSSTYFEQQAAGSPSSLSSTPSWSHQTNVQIPSPFGILPHETVGNGVEKGSSICEGDFNVQFTPNQNLNNMNSQLSPALEYSKSSSDYNKIQIRKPDTLLSPGRTAFTPASSAATSATFYQHSPATFSNVGAVSSRDSTSVVCATTYRNDNNKCQQQLPGVSDFVSSGKGFVSPAQLPTPYHQASLDTKLYSEFNSSEHMTQAPLPEEHSQSPPVNFSPLNNGRQTVTFTRNENGGSCSTSISSGSVPTSLGVEEQHGKRALGVLQQTIHKRQPNSDASFHMQQYSSSLVDSANYGSSPSFSTTETKSYSEPLLCIANDSLKHGQSDCGNLTQTQSPASTQSHPSPLGHVPSPLGHVPSPLGHVPSPLGHVPSPLSHVPSPLSHVQSPRGHVPSPLGHNPSPHSHNPSPHAHASSPAYPVYHSPVGMVPSASYVQPLSPEVSLRQCPTVDERPKIVSHSADSEPCSTNSLRVLPKSQIPSHHVINRTSGSTGVAQRQKLDECDIKDGYNEDSGLHGKGNRQDNTCRKQNVTLQMKEQSVEDESSPYYKVCINERDGGDSSTATMLSVVQTPNLPQTSTLLQPQDILEPSVSMEQEGYIESSSSCSEQASNDIDKHAATGYSAALQQEGEPLCTGLLSTGELTEAQTKEHSSHLIRATSEGQQLVSAEEAVTQNSASSYITHIDRNREQRDTDSRNNSLNEKLVSPKASVVCENVLKQRSDTFQDSIDKSDNECQSATASVTQPVVTDLPSVQQSSDSIRQISEVVNMSSEMKSASQQPSDFAESFNEINRKVTLINIEDDLECLLEDSSVYSPMTLEQDVKMSKQKYFLQNRSGFLDGYMKFLNEERRISVTKSKSTEKSADTDAQKKVRRKRIAKNADISGTSTKVLKQSQQDEDWEESSYTSDVTSDTSDTENMRSKGKRTEWMSRDSSHQEDEGSERKRQKLDKEDEPEKQKKNAKDSRGKSLQRSTIQLRRNSSSNPELSSKCNSFQSSYSNDPQSLDSQNSHEKEQRKRSRNVKDQMIPKRKMSEHKEDQTVYLPRREMTPRKAKEISNTKKYNLEEFEEDSDSEDMDSDPAWTPAAKEPSDDDNVNKRRSRRSRYMLTNCKRTRHASPDGTRPGGTEDVEVSKLRGNRTRQSRTRTHAAAISQNSQSLARSDMPSGASYSPVREVIADTNFRSGDFVIMKSDTAMEHPPLWRIDGRTLLQKYESFEQSGKTLYRNISTYTSWSPQNRHIYQQVAVRFVVQNNFETVVELQKNSICDDHQSLVEQSITETAKYYNSFEVYIQTLISQALDSNFLTEVLREHDDYFLTNLKTVDEVTEERMEHLLRIAKWPNTLRTSVGTWPCFNVIDEPTDGDGEGAMPCIACEHSSATARVQMYGQPYDRTTLEGCPPDPKLASQKDFLLCKVCVSRVELYNKVAHQKYHMYVECAKRVADKRSSNPSKDSMEILNELLADELWLRELFLTVRHVWAAIDTLDNMA
- the LOC126473340 gene encoding uncharacterized protein LOC126473340 isoform X2 encodes the protein MDPLGPWATYNPSYTRLTGTAGSYQGTAPSGRGNFGSPHHASPTGNNSLENTAVTGLQSANSQLLLQTAHSSTSMPNRELMGHTSMTAAFGSGSFLTQTSGSYDPVFSTLFHHPEQKLANYGPCATSNPSKHSLQHTSATKQNALESEITRVREKQQSSTYFEQQAAGSPSSLSSTPSWSHQTNVQIPSPFGILPHETVGNGVEKGSSICEGDFNVQFTPNQNLNNMNSQLSPALEYSKSSSDYNKIQIRKPDTLLSPGRTAFTPASSAATSATFYQHSPATFSNVGAVSSRDSTSVVCATTYRNDNNKCQQQLPGVSDFVSSGKGFVSPAQLPTPYHQASLDTKLYSEFNSSEHMTQAPLPEEHSQSPPVNFSPLNNGRQTVTFTRNENGGSCSTSISSGSVPTSLGVEEQHGKRALGVLQQTIHKRQPNSDASFHMQQYSSSLVDSANYGSSPSFSTTETKSYSEPLLCIANDSLKHGQSDCGNLTQTQSPASTQSHPSPLGHVPSPLGHVPSPLGHVPSPLGHVPSPLSHVPSPLSHVQSPRGHVPSPLGHNPSPHSHNPSPHAHASSPAYPVYHSPVGMVPSASYVQPLSPEVSLRQCPTVDERPKIVSHSADSEPCSTNSLRVLPKSQIPSHHVINRTSGSTGVAQRQKLDECDIKDGYNEDSGLHGKGNRQDNTCRKQNVTLQMKEQSVEDESSPYYKVCINERDGGDSSTATMLSVVQTPNLPQTSTLLQPQDILEPSVSMEQEGYIESSSSCSEQASNDIDKHAATGYSAALQQEGEPLCTGLLSTGELTEAQTKEHSSHLIRATSEGQQLVSAEEAVTQNSASSYITHIDRNREQRDTDSRNNSLNEKLVSPKASVVCENVLKQRSDTFQDSIDKSDNECQSATASVTQPVVTDLPSVQQSSDSIRQISEVVNMSSEMKSASQQPSDFAESFNEINRKVTLINIEDDLECLLEDSSVYSPMTLEQDVKMSKQKYFLQNRSGFLDGYMKFLNEERRISVTKSKSTEKSADTDAQKKVRRKRIAKNADISGTSTKVLKQSQQDEDWEESSYTSDVTSDTSDTENMRSKGKRTEWMSRDSSHQEDEGSERKRQKLDKEDEPEKQKKNAKDSRGKSLQRSTIQLRRNSSSNPELSSKCNSFQSSYSNDPQSLDSQNSHEKEQRKRSRNVKDQMIPKRKMSEHKEDQTVYLPRREMTPRKAKEISNTKKYNLEEFEEDSDSEDMDSDPAWTPAAKEPSDDDNVNKRRSRRSRYMLTNCKRTRHASPDGTRPGGTEDVEVSKLRGNRTRQSRTRTHAAAISQNSQSLARSDMPSGASYSPVREVIADTNFRYTSWSPQNRHIYQQVAVRFVVQNNFETVVELQKNSICDDHQSLVEQSITETAKYYNSFEVYIQTLISQALDSNFLTEVLREHDDYFLTNLKTVDEVTEERMEHLLRIAKWPNTLRTSVGTWPCFNVIDEPTDGDGEGAMPCIACEHSSATARVQMYGQPYDRTTLEGCPPDPKLASQKDFLLCKVCVSRVELYNKVAHQKYHMYVECAKRVADKRSSNPSKDSMEILNELLADELWLRELFLTVRHVWAAIDTLDNMA